TTGAACGGCAGTGCTGGCATGGATCCGGTGATGCGCGTCGGTTGCACGGCCGCGACAGTGTCATCAGCGCActcgtcgagcatgtcgcgctTCCGCAAAGGCTCGTCTGGGCACGAACCGCGGGGCGTATTCATACCTGATTCTGTGGCGTGCATGGTACTGCTGGATACAAGTACGTGCGTGGATATGTCAATGTCCGTCTCTGCAtcacgcgccttggccaGTCGAGCGACTTGGGCTTTTTGGGCACGCAGCTcttccgccgcgcggatACCCCACGAGCCCTTGAAAATGCAGTGCACCTCTTCGAGCGACAATTGGCGCGTGTCGGGGTATCCGAGGAAAATAAGCACTGCACCCAGCGCACACAGCCCAGCGTAGAACCCAAACGCACCGGAAGCGGTGATCGAACGGACCATGGACAAATACGTAGCGTTGATCAGCAGATTAAATGCCCAGTTAGTCGCCGTTGCAATGCTCGTCCCAATTGCGCGCGTCTCAATCGCAAAAAGCTCGCCCTGCTGCCACGGCACATTTCCGAGACCGAGCGCGTAAAACAAAACGTAGAACATGATCCCAACAATAAGCAAGTCGGCCCAAGTCTGGTTGATCTGGTCTTCGTTCAGCTCGTCTGTATTAATGGTGACGGGGGAAATGTAGACAAAGCATACGCAGCAAAATATCAGAGCAAGCGCCATCAAAGGCACTGTGTACAGCAACACACGCCGCCGTCCAATAATGTCGATGAACTTGAAAGCGATCAATGTACCGATAAAGTTGGTCGCGCTCACGACCATCGACACTGCCAGCGGCTCTTTTAGGCCGACGGTTGCAAAAATAGTGCCGCTGTAGGACATGAGCGTATTAAAACCTGAAAGCTGCTGAAGTGCCTGAAGTCCGCATGCAATTGCAAGTGCCTTGGCGTTGGCCCCAGTAAACAGTTTCCGCAGGCGCATGTGGAAAGGAAGCTGCTTGCCCAATTGCTGCACTTCACTCACAGCTTCAGCaacttgctcggcgcgcaatCGACAGCTCTCTTCGGACGCATCGGGGTAGATGCGCTGGAATGTACGCGTCACCTTGTCGATCCTTCCGCGGCGCCCATCATACCGCGGCGACTCTGGCAGCCACGCCATACTAATAAGAGAAATGATAGCAGGaatcgcgccgccagcaaCAGTGTAGCGCCAGCCTCCTTTGACGTGTTGAAAGCCCGCGCCGACTCCGTTGGCAATGAGCTGTCCCATGGTAAGAAAAGCAACGTTTAGGGTAACGAGACGACCACGCAAATGCGCTggcgcaagctcgccaatCCAGAGTGGGACAATCATACTCGCAACCCCAACACCAATTCCCACCACGAGACGCCCAGCAATCAGGGTCCCTAtattttgcgccgccgcctggACAATAGCGCCAACAATAAAGACAGCAtttgcaagcgcaatcACAATACGCCGACCAAACCATTCCGAAGGGAACATGGCGCACACCGCACCTATCAACGCGCCGACCGAAGTCGCAGCCGTCGCCATTTCTTTTTGCCAGTCACTGAGGGGATGTCCCAAGTCGCTTTTAATTGTAACAAGCACAGCTGAAATGTACCCCGTGTCATATCCAAACAGCGAGCCAGACAAGGCGGCACACACGGTCAGCATCCAAATCGTCCAGCCGACGCGCTCATGCGTGGACTCTAGGTGCGGGACTACGGCGATGGGAGTGTTGTTCTGTAGCCCGTACTGGTCCACAGAATGCACAGCATTCAGACGATCGCTGAATGTATCTGTGTCATCGCTCTTTATACCCTCCAAGGGGGCCATCTCGATGGGCTCTGACATTGAGCGATCGGTCCTCGCGAGGCTGTGGAGAAAGCAGCCCAAATTTACCACGTGGAATTCTAGGGGGAGAACATGCTATGGCATGGGCCTCAGAGAGCCCACGTATCGAGGCCGTCGTACTGGACGCCAGGACTACTGGTGACCTCGCCGATGACAATGAGACTTTCGCCGTAGGCATTCAGCTCGTCTACCACTTCGTCCGCACGGTCTGCCGGGACACACAACACCATTCCGATACCATTGTTGAACGTACGCGCCATTTCTTCCGGCGCAATCCCACCAACCTTTTGCGCCCAGCGAAAGATCGGCTGGCGCTCCCACGTACGCAAATCAATACGCGCTCCCAGATGGTCGGGGAGCATACGCGGCACATTCTCAGTAAATCCACCACCAGTaatgtgcgcgaggccaTTCACGTTGTGCATTTTATTGTGCAACACGTAGTGCAAAGGCTTGACGTATATCGTGGTCGGCACAAGTAAAGCGTCACCAAGAGTTTTAGGTGTCTTGTACCCATTTACGACTTCGTCTGGCTTGCCCCATGGGCACGGCGAGCTGTATGCGAGACCAGAGTGCTCCACAcacttgcgcaaaagcgaATAACCATTGGAATGCGGCCCACTGCTGCGCAGTCCAAGCAGCTTGTCGCCAGCGCTCATGTTAGATTTGCGCGGAAGCAGCTCATTGCGGCCAACCGCACCCACGGCAAACCCAGCCAAGTCGTACTCGCTGCCACTATACATGCCTGGCATCTCGGCCGTTTCGCCGCCGACCAAGGCACACTCTGCTTGGTAACATCCTTCCGAAATGCCTTCAATCACCGAAGTGGTCATGTTTACGTCCAGGTTCGAGCAAGCAAAATAGTCCAAAAAGAAGAGGGGCTGTGCGGCCTGCACGAGCAAATCGTTGACCGACATTGCGACGAGGTCAATGCCGATCGTGTCGTGCTTATTGTAttcgtgcgcaatgcggaGCTTGGTGCCCACACCATCCGTGCCACTGATCAGGATTGGGTCCGACGCGCCCGCGTAGCGCATATCGAATGCGGCGCCAAAACCGCCAAGACCGCCAATACAGCCAGgccgctgcgtgctgcgcacaagcgGCTTAATGCGCTCTACAAGCGAGTTTCCAGCCTCGATACTGACGCCTGCTTGGGCGTACGTAAAGCCATCGTTCTTTTTATTTGTTGAGGCGagggcgcgatgcgcaataTCCTTGCGGTAACACATACCGTCAAAGTGGATCTGCTGGATGCCCGCGTACGCTTTGTCCAGTGCATCCTGGAGTGTTTTCCCAACGGCAGAAACGACAAGGACACGTCCGCCGGCCGTAAGCAGCTCGCCATCAGCGGTTTTGGTGCCTGCGTGATACACCGTGACACTTTGCGGCATCGGGCCAATCTTGATTGGTTTGCCCGTCTCGTACTTGCCAGGGTAGCCACCGCTGGCCAGCACGACACTAACTGCATAGTCAGGCAGAGTTGAGAACTCGATACAGTCCAAGCGGTGCTTTACACACCCCATCATGATGTCGACGAGGCAACCCGTCGGGTTGAGCAGGTCCAGAACAGCCTCGGTTTCGGGATCACCGAACCGGACATTGTACTCGAGCACTTTGGGTCCTTCGGACGTGATCATCAGACCAACAAACAGCATGCCAACAAAAGGATATCCATCCTGGCGCATACCCTTGATCGTCGGTtcgagcacgcgcgcttggatTTGCGCCATCATCTTCGGCGTGTCGTAGGGGGTGGGACAGTACGCACCCATGCCGCCCGTATTCAGACCAGTGTCACCCTCTCCTATACGCTTATGGTCCTGGCATCCaggcagcgcacgcaccgtgTATCCATCGGAGAAGGCAAGCACAGAAAgctccgcgccgtcgagccGTTCCTCAACGACGAGCGTGTCGCATGCATCTGCTCCGAACACTTGTTTGACAAGCAGGTCATTCACGCCTTCAGCAGCCTCCTCGTCAGTTTCTGGGAGCAAGACACCCTTGCCGCCAGCGAGGCCACTAGCCTTGAGTACGACACGCTTGGCACCAAGCGATTTGATGTAGTCCATGCATACGTCCACCTCATTACGCGTAAAAATGCGGAACTGCGCCGTAGGAATATTGTGGCGGTTCATAAACTCTTTGGCAAACTCTTTGGAACCTTCCATCTgggccgcagcgcgagagGGGCCGAAGACGGGAATGCCGACTAGTGTTAGGGTATACTCGATACGCACCTTGTTGGAACGCGTTTTGCACGCCTGCAACAAGCGGTGCCTCGGGACCTGGAATACACAGATTCACCTATGGTTAGCCGTAAGCACAACGCACATTGTGTTCTTTTGCCCATTGCACAATCGCGGAGAAGTCGCCCGAAGCGGCGGGCGACGCAACATTCGAACATCTGTCGCCCAGGACGCTTGTACCGCCGTTACCTGGCGCACAATATACATGCTCGACGCTCTTCGAGCGCAAGAGATgcaccgcaagcgcatgctcgcGGCCACCCGAGCCAAGAATTAATGCACGCACCGACGACATGAAGGGAAACGATGGAGCGCCAACTTAGTCAgcattttttttttgtttTTGCGTCGACCGGGACGATAAAATGCGCGATTTTTTTTGGTGCGTCGTCGTTGCTACAACCAtgtcgaagcgcgcgttGGCGGAATCTGCGGAGGCGCAACAGCCTGCGCGCACAAATATGcaaggcgatgcgccgatAGAGCATGATGAGGGCATGGGAGAGTTTGAAGATCCATTCGAGGATGAATTTGAGAGCGACGAAGGGGAGGTCGTCGATGCCGCAGACGAGGACACACAGATGGAAATCGACGGCGTCCCCGTCTCCGACAAGATACAACGATTGGATGAAGAGGACGATGAGCCCCAAGCACCAGCCGAAACATATATCCCGGGTGTCCAAAAACTGGAAGACGGCCAGACGTTGGTTCCCGACCAGTCGGTCTACGACATGTTCCACCGCATGAACGTGACATGGCCGTGCCTCTCGTTTGATTTTCTGCACGACCACCTTGGTACGCAGCGAAAGACGTTCCCGCATACCTCGTTCCTTGTCACTGGTACGCAGGCCGATACGGCAAAGAACAATGAAGTGATTGTCATGAAGGCAAGCGCCATGCACCGCACATCGCGTGATGATGGTACGTATATCTCCAGAAACACAGCATGGCAATGATGCTCTGAGGCATTTGGCTGTATGAGCGGTCTCCGTTCGATGCCGAAAACAAACTCGCTACCTTACTTTTTTATTGTCTGAGCCATGCTGTTTTTTTGCTAGTGGACACTACTAACAATAGAACCTTCCGACAACGAAGACAACGAAGACGACGACAATGTCGACGATGACGCGGTGCTGGAGTATCGCTCTATTCCTCACCTCGGAGGTGTAAACAGGattcgcgctgcgccggtTGCCGCGCCGAACGCTTCCGAGCTTTGCTTGGATCCGTACCCTGTAGCCTCCTGGTCGGAGACGGGCAACGTTTCCATTTTTGATGTGCGCCCTTTGTTTAATGTACTCAGCGAGCCAGGCACGCAAATCGACCGCAAAACCGTGAATGTACCGCTCTACACGGTAGAAAATCACCGCGGCGTCGAAGGCTTTGCCATGGACTGGGGCGGTCTTTTTGGCTCTGGCGCGAGTGGCAAAGGCCATCTCCGGCTTTTGACCGGTGATGTGCACAGCAAGATATTTCTTACGACAAGCACTAATACGGGCTTTACGACGCACGCGAACCCATTTGAGAGCCACACGTCTTCTATTGAGGATCTCCAGTGGAGTCCTTCGGAGCCCACCGTGTTTGCCTCTTGCTCTGCGGACCAGAGTATTCGCATCTGGGACGTGCGTGTAAAATCCCATCGTTCCTCTCTTGCCATTGACAGCGCACACGACCAGGACGTGAATGTAATTAGCTGGAACCATGGCACCCAGTACCTTTTACTTTCTGGCGGCGATGATGGCGCACTGAAAGTGTGGGATATGCGCAACTTTAAGAGCGGGAACAAGCCTTCGCCTGTGGCACAATTCAACTGGCACCAGGGGCCCATTTACAGCGTTGAGTGGAACCCCAATGAAGATAGCACGTTTGCTGCCGCTGGGCGTGACGACCAAGTCACGCTCTGGGACTTGGCCGTGGAGCACGATCCAGACGAGGACACTTCGCAGCTGCCCAAAGGCCCAAATGGCGAGCCTGTTCCCAGCCAGCTGCTGTTCTGCCACCACGGCGCGTCAGAAGTGAAGGAGGTTCACTGGCACGCACAGATTCCTGGAATGCTTGGGAGCACCAGCGCTGACGGCTTCCACTTTTTGAAGACCATCTCAGTGTAATACCCATAGAGAATGTACTACTATTATTCTACTTGCCCGTGTATGCCCATGCTTCTACAAACTGCCGCATCTCGGTGGGCATCGGTGCCTTGCACAGACGGTCATAGTCGTAGGCCACCACACTTTGCTCGCCTTCGGCCACGACCGCGGCTTGGTTCACCGAGTAAATTGCAGACTTGATGGCGAAGCggtcgtcgcgctcgagtgGAAGCACGCCTTGCGCAACAAGCACCGTATCAGGGTAGTTCACAGGACGCTTGTAGCGGCAATAGTTGGTTGCGAGAATGAAGCCGACGCCCGCACCAGTGGCAATGTCTGAGTACAGTTTCGGCGACAGGGTGCTTTTCGCGCACTCAAGCCAGTGCATGCGACCGCTCTCGAACCAGCGGATATAATGCATGTTGTTTACATGCCGGAACTGATCTATCTCGCCCCATGCTACATTCTGCTGGAGGACGCTCTGGGCCGGATAcccgagcgcagcgacggcaTCGACTGCGGCGTCGATTTCCTGGCGACGCTTGGCTTGCTCAGCGCGGAACGTTTCCATGGACGGAATCGTCGGCGTGTTGAGCATGCGCAGTGCCACAGATGGACGTGCGCACAGTGACGCCGGGGCACGGAATTGCGTGCGAATGCTGCGAATGCCGAACATGGAGGTAACAGCGAGGATGTAATGACTAATCTAGGTATCTAGGGCGAAAAACGGCGTGGTGGACGCCGCTCTTTTGCCGAGCGGaggcgcatgtgcgcggGAGAATCAGCGTGTGGCTCGCTTTTCCGTTTCCTTGTGCGACGGGGTGAGGGTATAGACGGAACTTTGGGCTCGTGTTGTCTCcgatcgcggcgcgaaTACGTGCGTAGCGCACGCGGGGGCGGCATATCTTGTGTGCTTGCGGCTGTATTCAGCGTATCCTCTACTTCATCTGCGCTTGACGCATCCTCTTTCGTCCATGGTCCATAGGTAGGCACAACATACACTTCATCAATCATGCTAGAGCCAACGATACGATGCAAAGAGTGGTatgccggcgccggcaaCATATTCACATCAAGCCGCTGCATTTCCAACGCGTCTGTAAATACGTCTTGACACTCTGCGCCCTCTTCGTGCAAAACAATTGGGTCCAAAGTACATGAACGCACCAGAAAAGTAGGTGCGCCAGCCATGCGCGTAAGAGTAAGCCGTTGTAATGTACAATGCAAGCGCGTTGTCGGTGTTGTATGCTCCGCTTCCATGGATGCAAAAGGGTCGCGAGTGGGCGTGGCAGGTGCAGGCGTTTGGTTTGGGCTGTCCTGTTCTAATACTGCAGGGACTTTGATAGCGCCGGTGATCATTGTGGGCGTGGTATTGTGTTCGTCGCAATTCGAAtccatgccgcccatggaAAAATCAATCACTGCATACAGATCGTCGTCATGGTGTGTCGTATGCTGCAAAAAATCTCCGACACCAGGTAAAAACTCTACCTCCTCAAGTTGCGTTGTGCTGGGAGGATGCAGAGACGAAGGCCAAGCATGTGTGATCGTAGAAGCGCGCTCTGTTTCTTGTACAGAGTCTCCCAAGCGACTGGGCATCAATGGTGCTGGTGTCCTATCTTCAGCGTATACACCGTCCTGTGCAGTGTCGCTGGCTTTGGCTTCAAACTTGCTTTGGCTGGGATGGTGCAGCTCCGGCATTTCCGTCTCTACCTCTGCCTCGAGCTCCTGCTTATTGGTATCCACGTGCTTTGTATCGGACGGCATTGCCTCGCCGGTTCGACGCTCATCCTCCTCTGCACTGAAATGGTCGCTATCAGATAGAACGACAATGGGATAATAAGGCTTGTCTGGCGGAGAATGGGATGTGTGCGAAACATCATACAAAGCTTCCGTCTCAGCGGTGTGTAATGCATCCCGGGTCTCGTGAATTTGCGTTGGATCAGAAGTGAGCGGCTCGATATGCGCAAGCTGAGTCGAGGCGCTCAGAGAGGGGTCAAAGTCAGTATGATTTGCATTGTGTATATGATCATTAGTGCAGTCCTGGGTGCTTTCGTGGCCCTTGTCTTGGTGCTCGCAATTCTCGTCAGGGTCTTTCAGAGTCTCCTCTTGATCGTCTGCGTGATCCTCGACTTGAACTTTTCGCATCTCAACTTGGACGTCTTTGTGCTTGTCTTGGTCTTCCTCGCTCTCAACTTGATCTTCTTCTTCTCCTTCTCCCACGCTCTCGTCTTGCTCCTCCTCGCTCTCGTCTTCATCCTCTTCGACGCTCTCCTCATCCTCATCCTCTTCTTCACTCTCATCTTCATCCTCATCCTCTTCTTCACTCTTATCTTCATCCTCCTCGTCATCCTCTCCGCTCGAGCCAACCTCTTCGATCAATAGCTTCTTCGCAAGACTCGACGGCTCAGCAACCTCCATTCGCGAtcggagcagcgcatcaatGTCGACCTTATCACCGTCACGAAATGCGGCAAACAAAGAGGAAGGCGTATCCGTGACGCTCGGCATATCAGCGTCTGACTCTACGCGCCAGACACGCTCGCCAAAATCGTCGAGGCGTACAGGCGCATCGTCTTCGGAGTGCATAACACCGCCCAGCGCCAAGAGCTCCTGCATCGCTTCACGAGTACGCTGCATATGCTCACACATCTGCTCATCGTTTAACTCTTGCTGCTCCTCTGCTTCTTCTGGCTCCTCTGGCTCTAAAGCGAGGAGCGACTCGTTATGTTTTGTCCTACGCTCCGTAAACATAGGCTGGTAAAGAAcgctccgccgcgcattCTCTGCAGCATGTCGAGGAAGTAGAGCATCGCGCACCCGGTCGCGGATCCCTGCAATCCATTCGACCTCGTTAAAGTGTGCAAACGCCGAACGCCGCGGCCCACGCCGGTCTGCGGGCATGCTGGTGGAGTGGAGAACTAGCTCGGCCGAACCACAGAGGCCGTGCACTTGCACTTCTGACTGGGGTGCTCTTGGCAATAGTTGCTGATGACTTtttctgcgctgcaggatgCGATTGTGtcgcagcgcgacgtgtCCGAGCAGCTAAAAGCACGGATCGCATCTCAGAAGGATATAATGGCTGATACTTCGTTACGCACACTAGCGCTGGCCTCTGTGCCTCCCGCCCCAGCGCTCTCAATGAAACGGCGGGCGGTGCTAAAGACACAGCGTGCCAAAGTCGCAAGCATCGCCTGGGCACCGGATGATGTGCATCTTCTTTCAGCTTCTCAGGATGGGTTTCTTATCTTGTGGGATACACAAACGGCACTAAAGGAGCAGGCTGTTGCGTTGCGTATGGGCTGGGTCCTTACGTGTGCCGTTTCCCCTGCGGGTGACATTGTAGCCAGCGGTGGCCTTGACAATGTATGCACGATATTTGACCTGAAGCAAAAGACGAATGAGGTTAGCGTACCTGTTGCCCACGAACTGCACGGCCACAATGCCTTTGTCAGTGATTGTCTCTTCCGGGGCGAGGCAGAGGTCTTGACCAGCTCGGGCGATGGCACATGCGCGCTATGGGATGTGCAGAGCGAATGCATGACGCAGAGCTTTGAAGGCCACATTGGGGACGTGATGAGCATTTCATTCTCCAAACAAAATCCCAACTTGTTTGTTTCCGGCGCCTGTGACGACCTTGCGATGCTCTGGGATACACGAACGGGCCGATCAGAACAGACGTTCACCGGGCACTCGCGCGATGTAAATGCCGTGTGCTTCTTCCCGGATGGACAAGCGTTTGCGACCGGCTCTGACGACGCGTCTTGCCGCTTGTACGatctgcgcgcacgccgcgaaTTGGCTGCGTACGGACAGTTATCGACCACAAGCCCTGTTACGTCGCTTGATTTTACCCATTCCGGCCGCGTACTTGTGGTTGCATACGATGACAACCGTATACATATGTGGGATACGCTGCGGGGAGAGCGCGTAGGTACCATGCAAGGTCACGAGGAAAGAACTTCTGCAATACGGACAAACGCGCGGGGGGATAGAATCGCCAGCGCTGGATGGGATGCACGGATCTTGCTATGGGGTATCTAGAGTTGTGTAGGAACTAGGGTTTGCGTTTAGGTACAGGACTTGGGACGGGAGACCACTGCTGCGtcgcaatgcgcgctctgcgctCCGCATCTGCCGCAGAGCGCTGTGAGCTTGGCGTGTTGTTTGCAAGGTGCGAGAAGAGAGAAGTGCGCTTTCCCATCGCCGTGCGTTCATAGAGGGAACGCGCGGCGGGGCTTAGATCGCTGCGGCGGCTTGCGCGAGTGGAGCGAAGTTTAGGTACTTTAAAGCCGTGCTCGGTGCGTGGCGTTTCAATGTGCGACGAAGCAGTctcggtgcgcggcgaagcgcggcgaagCTGGCGCGGCGTACCTGCTACCGTTCCCCACGTCATCAACTGCTCAAGTCGGCGCTCGCCTAAATTTTCTGCGTGTGCAGATGCCACTGGGCTGACATACCCATAGCCATGGACCTGTGGTGTGCCGCGAATTGCAGCGTCCATGATGCTGCTACTTGGCGTCGACGGTGTGGACTCTTCTTTCGTTTCAGCAAGTCGCGTGTTTGCATAGCGTACGCGTGGAAGCGATTGTGCAActgtgcgcgagctcgagcgccgctcgagcgTGCCTTTATCTGCATCCGGCGCATACATGAGCGAGTTGCGTGCCTTAAAGCGCCATGTGCCGGGTGCGACGCCACAAGTTTGGCCCTTTTTCTCTGCGCAGGGCACGTGTACAAGAGCGTTGGATGCCGCCGCATGTGGTGCCGCTTCAAtaggcgcagcgcttgcctCACTCTCCGCGTTGTACGCCCATTGGTGctttgcacggcgcttttcgcgcgccacTTGCATGAGCTGTGCAAAAGAAGCATTGTCCTCGGAGGTATAGCGGGCTTGGTACTGGTCCAGCGTCATGTTGAGGCGCAGTTCAGGAATCTGCTCTGCACGCATGGGCGTATCGTGCAGCGGTGCGGCTGCATCCCACGcaggcgtcggcgtcggcggcacggGCGTCAACGTCGCATGGCGTGGCGTCTCGGCCACGTCCATCGGCGTCATAGGCTCGCCCGCGTCCccacgcgctgtgcgctcTGCAAGTATGCCTGCACGCTCCTCTTCCTGTACCAAATtacgcgcagcagcgtacacctcatcgtcgtcgccgctCTCCAGAGCCGCAAAATACGCATTTTCTGCACGGAGACGCGGCAACTCTGGAAAGAAATCCCGCTGTATAATACGTGCAAGTCCGTCGGAATACTTTTCTTCTTCAAGTACTACTTGACGCCGCAGAGAGCGCTCGCCagggcgcggcggcacaatGAGCGCACCGCTTGTCGCTTGAAAAGGCGCGTCGTTGGCCATGGCAGAAACCGACCCTCGCACCTCcacagcgcgcgaggcaaGGAACCCTCCACATAAACGCTACGTGCTATGTATCCCATCCTTGCATTTCCTCGTCCAGTACACGTCGGTTCGGTTTTCGGCTAGTACGTCCAGTGCGTTTCGGAGCATATCGACTCTTGGGCTGCACTGAGCTGCCGCCGATTCGGGCGTAATGCTGCGCTTCGGGGCCCAAATGTTGATACGCATACGCCTCTGCATGCGGCAAGCGCTCCATGTTGTGCTTTGGGGTATTcatcgtgcgccgcgcagcgtccagAATctgctgtgcgtgcgccgcccggTCAGTATTTGGTGCAGCGAGCATTGCATCGATAAGGAGATCTGGCTCAACAGGCGTCTGTGCGTTGGCTCGCATCTCTGCGACGCTCGGAGCAAGTGTGTTCGGCGTACTTGCCAGGTCATAGTGCGGAAATAAATCGCCATGCCGTGCCTTGCGTGCATCCTGGTACGCCTGACGCCCCGAAGATTTGGCAACAGTAAATCGCTGGATTGCACCGGACGGCATGTATGCATCCATCGTGACGTGGCCGCCTTTTTTCAGCGGTGTCTGCAATATCCTAGGCCATTGATAAGCATCAAGCTTTAGTGCCTGGTCAGCATTAAAGCCAGTAGCCTCGAGTGCGTGCACACACGCCTGTACTGCATCGTCTGCGCACTCCCCTGGCGCACCGCTTATTTCTGCATCTTGTGCAACC
This is a stretch of genomic DNA from Malassezia vespertilionis chromosome 1, complete sequence. It encodes these proteins:
- a CDS encoding uncharacterized protein (TransMembrane:24 (i59-82o102-122i129-148o154-176i188-210o216-238i304-324o344-362i374-397o417-438i450-472o484-502i663-681o707-728i737-755o761-783i795-813o825-847i914-938o950-972i979-999o1005-1025i1046-1067o1073-1094i); COG:P; EggNog:ENOG503NU7Y), which codes for MSEPIEMAPLEGIKSDDTDTFSDRLNAVHSVDQYGLQNNTPIAVVPHLESTHERVGWTIWMLTVCAALSGSLFGYDTGYISAVLVTIKSDLGHPLSDWQKEMATAATSVGALIGAVCAMFPSEWFGRRIVIALANAVFIVGAIVQAAAQNIGTLIAGRLVVGIGVGVASMIVPLWIGELAPAHLRGRLVTLNVAFLTMGQLIANGVGAGFQHVKGGWRYTVAGGAIPAIISLISMAWLPESPRYDGRRGRIDKVTRTFQRIYPDASEESCRLRAEQVAEAVSEVQQLGKQLPFHMRLRKLFTGANAKALAIACGLQALQQLSGFNTLMSYSGTIFATVGLKEPLAVSMVVSATNFIGTLIAFKFIDIIGRRRVLLYTVPLMALALIFCCVCFVYISPVTINTDELNEDQINQTWADLLIVGIMFYVLFYALGLGNVPWQQGELFAIETRAIGTSIATATNWAFNLLINATYLSMVRSITASGAFGFYAGLCALGAVLIFLGYPDTRQLSLEEVHCIFKGSWGIRAAEELRAQKAQVARLAKARDAETDIDISTHVLVSSSTMHATESGMNTPRGSCPDEPLRKRDMLDECADDTVAAVQPTRITGSMPALPFNVPDSVHAARRSQSFSSPYTSMDEVDPIPIPLVDMSESTNPLSQMGYRGNALMLFVTCFASLGVFMFGYDQGVMSGILTDPSFAAYFKNPSATQIGTMVAILEIGAFITSLMSGVLADIYGRKRVIVWGALLFSLGGLAQTMANGFAMMVIGRFVSGFGVGFLSMIVPTYQSEVSPAENRGKLACIEFTGNIVGYMASIWFDYGCSFFSGNASWRVPLSVQPLIGLTLAFGCVLLPESPRWLLDKGQGKEAMHVLTDLHCTDDPGNTRAKLEYWEIQNSVLQMHAQGDRSYKAMWKTLRHRTLIGMSSQMFAQLNGINVISYYAPLVFESAGWLGRDAILMAGINAIVYVASTIPTWFLVDTWGRRPILLSGSLLCALTLMLCGLFLRANASYTPQAVVFCVILFNAAFGYSWGPIPWAWTPEIMPLAFRAKGASLSAATNWFFNWIVGQLTPVLQETIYWRLYILHAFFCLCSFVVVYYCYPETQGVPLEEMDTIFGDAGTRVPQNNDTLPRNGSDPEVYRIRRSISTHPRFLMDTFSDTPLGAAHTAERNWLAANLKRVYSAVAGLQHGESADRGEYETVAQ
- a CDS encoding uncharacterized protein (EggNog:ENOG503P75R; COG:S) encodes the protein MFGIRSIRTQFRAPASLCARPSVALRMLNTPTIPSMETFRAEQAKRRQEIDAAVDAVAALGYPAQSVLQQNVAWGEIDQFRHVNNMHYIRWFESGRMHWLECAKSTLSPKLYSDIATGAGVGFILATNYCRYKRPVNYPDTVLVAQGVLPLERDDRFAIKSAIYSVNQAAVVAEGEQSVVAYDYDRLCKAPMPTEMRQFVEAWAYTGK
- a CDS encoding uncharacterized protein (EggNog:ENOG503NXWQ; COG:F), which translates into the protein MSSVRALILGSGGREHALAVHLLRSKSVEHVYCAPGNGGTSVLGDRCSNVASPAASGDFSAIVQWAKEHNVNLCIPGPEAPLVAGVQNAFQQVGIPVFGPSRAAAQMEGSKEFAKEFMNRHNIPTAQFRIFTRNEVDVCMDYIKSLGAKRVVLKASGLAGGKGVLLPETDEEAAEGVNDLLVKQVFGADACDTLVVEERLDGAELSVLAFSDGYTVRALPGCQDHKRIGEGDTGLNTGGMGAYCPTPYDTPKMMAQIQARVLEPTIKGMRQDGYPFVGMLFVGLMITSEGPKVLEYNVRFGDPETEAVLDLLNPTGCLVDIMMGCVKHRLDCIEFSTLPDYAVSVVLASGGYPGKYETGKPIKIGPMPQSVTVYHAGTKTADGELLTAGGRVLVVSAVGKTLQDALDKAYAGIQQIHFDGMCYRKDIAHRALASTNKKNDGFTYAQAGVSIEAGNSLVERIKPLVRSTQRPGCIGGLGGFGAAFDMRYAGASDPILISGTDGVGTKLRIAHEYNKHDTIGIDLVAMSVNDLLVQAAQPLFFLDYFACSNLDVNMTTSVIEGISEGCYQAECALVGGETAEMPGMYSGSEYDLAGFAVGAVGRNELLPRKSNMSAGDKLLGLRSSGPHSNGYSLLRKCVEHSGLAYSSPCPWGKPDEVVNGYKTPKTLGDALLVPTTIYVKPLHYVLHNKMHNVNGLAHITGGGFTENVPRMLPDHLGARIDLRTWERQPIFRWAQKVGGIAPEEMARTFNNGIGMVLCVPADRADEVVDELNAYGESLIVIGEVTSSPGVQYDGLDTWAL
- the rrb1 gene encoding Ribosome assembly protein rrb1 (COG:B; EggNog:ENOG503NY9Y; BUSCO:EOG09262DC1), which produces MSKRALAESAEAQQPARTNMQGDAPIEHDEGMGEFEDPFEDEFESDEGEVVDAADEDTQMEIDGVPVSDKIQRLDEEDDEPQAPAETYIPGVQKLEDGQTLVPDQSVYDMFHRMNVTWPCLSFDFLHDHLGTQRKTFPHTSFLVTGTQADTAKNNEVIVMKASAMHRTSRDDEPSDNEDNEDDDNVDDDAVLEYRSIPHLGGVNRIRAAPVAAPNASELCLDPYPVASWSETGNVSIFDVRPLFNVLSEPGTQIDRKTVNVPLYTVENHRGVEGFAMDWGGLFGSGASGKGHLRLLTGDVHSKIFLTTSTNTGFTTHANPFESHTSSIEDLQWSPSEPTVFASCSADQSIRIWDVRVKSHRSSLAIDSAHDQDVNVISWNHGTQYLLLSGGDDGALKVWDMRNFKSGNKPSPVAQFNWHQGPIYSVEWNPNEDSTFAAAGRDDQVTLWDLAVEHDPDEDTSQLPKGPNGEPVPSQLLFCHHGASEVKEVHWHAQIPGMLGSTSADGFHFLKTISV
- the STE4 gene encoding G protein subunit beta (BUSCO:EOG092645OU; COG:S; EggNog:ENOG503NUGZ) codes for the protein MTFSALQDAIVSQRDVSEQLKARIASQKDIMADTSLRTLALASVPPAPALSMKRRAVLKTQRAKVASIAWAPDDVHLLSASQDGFLILWDTQTALKEQAVALRMGWVLTCAVSPAGDIVASGGLDNVCTIFDLKQKTNEVSVPVAHELHGHNAFVSDCLFRGEAEVLTSSGDGTCALWDVQSECMTQSFEGHIGDVMSISFSKQNPNLFVSGACDDLAMLWDTRTGRSEQTFTGHSRDVNAVCFFPDGQAFATGSDDASCRLYDLRARRELAAYGQLSTTSPVTSLDFTHSGRVLVVAYDDNRIHMWDTLRGERVGTMQGHEERTSAIRTNARGDRIASAGWDARILLWGI